In one Bos mutus isolate GX-2022 chromosome 19, NWIPB_WYAK_1.1, whole genome shotgun sequence genomic region, the following are encoded:
- the LOC102270177 gene encoding olfactory receptor family 1 subfamily R member 1 — protein sequence MALANLTSRPEFLLLGLMDGTDIHPLLFLLFLGVYLVNALGNLSMVVLVRSDGALRSPMYYFLGHLSLVDVCFTTVTVPRLLAGLLHPGQAVSFRGCFAQMYFFVALGITESYLLAAMSYDRAAAVCRPLHYAAVMTPGRCMALVGASWAVAHLHSLLHTLLISKLSYPRATPVRHFFCDMTVMLSLATSDTSAAETAIFSEGLAVVLTPLLLVALSYARILVAVLGVRSAGGRRRAFSTCGAHLVAVSLFFGSILSVYFRPSSAYSARYDRLASVVYAVVTPTLNPFIYSLRNKEVKGALKRGLRWRAAPPRGVRAGLDSLASQ from the coding sequence ATGGCTCTAGCCAACCTCACCTCCCGCCCAGAGTTCCTCCTCCTCGGCCTGATGGACGGCACAGACATCCACCCGCTGTTGTTCCTCCTCTTCCTTGGCGTCTACCTGGTCAATGCCCTGGGCAACCTGAGCATGGTGGTGCTGGTGAGGTCCGACGGGGCCCTCCGCTCCCCCATGTATTACTTCTTGGGTCACCTGAGCCTCGTGGATGTCTGCTTCACCACCGTCACGGTCCCCAGGCTGCTGGCCGGCCTGCTCCACCCGGGCCAGGCCGTGTCCTTCCGGGGCTGCTTTGCCCAGATGTACTTCTTCGTGGCTCTGGGCATCACCGAGAGCTACCTGCTGGCGGCCATGTCCTACGACCGCGCGGCGGCCGTGTGCCGGCCCCTGCACTACGCGGCGGTCATGACCCCCGGGCGCTGCATGGCGCTGGTGGGGGCGTCCTGGGCCGTGGCGCACCTGCACTCGCTGCTGCACACGCTGCTCATCTCCAAGCTCTCCTACCCGCGCGCCACCCCAGTGCGCCACTTCTTCTGCGACATGACAGTGATGCTGAGCTTGGCCACCTCGGACACGTCGGCCGCGGAGACGGCCATCTTCTCCGAGGGCCTGGCCGTGGTGCTGACCCCGCTGCTCCTGGTGGCCCTGTCCTACGCGCGCATCCTCGTCGCGGTGCTGGGGGTGCGGTCGGCAGGGGGCCGGCGCCGCGCCTTCTCCACCTGCGGGGCCCACCTGGTGGCGGTGTCGCTCTTCTTCGGCTCCATCCTCTCCGTCTACTTCCGGCCGTCGTCTGCCTACTCGGCCCGCTACGACCGCCTGGCCAGCGTGGTCTATGCGGTGGTTACCCCGACCCTGAACCCTTTCATCTACAGCCTGCGCAACAAAGAAGTCAAGGGCGCCCTAAAAAGGGGGCTCCGATGGAGGGCTGCACCCCCAAGAGGTGTGAGGGCAGGTCTGGACTCACTGGCATCTCAATAA
- the LOC102281614 gene encoding olfactory receptor-like protein DTMT — MKMGNQTVVSDFLLLGLPIRPDQQDLFYTLFLAMYVTTVLGNLLILVLICLDPHLHTPMYLFLSNLSFSDLCFSSVTMPKLLQDMQSHIPSISYAGCLTQMYFFLLFADLESFLLVAMAYDRYVAICFPLHYTAIMSPRLCLSLLVLSWVLTICVSLLHTVLMARLSFCADNVIPHFFCDMSALLKLACSDIQINEMVIFILGGLVIIVPFLLIFSSYARIVSSILKVRSARVIHKAFSTCGSHLSVVSLFYGTIIGLYLCPSSNNSTVKETVMAVMYTVVTPMLNPFIYSLRNQDIKGALRRVFSKWTISFFFNQ, encoded by the coding sequence ATGAAAATGGGAAACCAAACAGTCGTCTCagatttcctcctcctgggcctgccCATTAGACCTGATCAGCAAGACCTGTTCTACACTCTGTTCCTGGCCATGTATGTTACCACCGTCCTGGGGAACCTTCTCATCCTCGTCCTCATTTGCCTggacccccacctccacacacccATGTATTTGTTTCTCAGTAACCTGTccttctctgacctctgcttctccTCTGTCACAATGCCCAAATTGTTACAGGACATGCAGAGCCACATCCCGTCCATCTCTTATGCTGGCTGCCTGACACAAATGTACTTCTTCCTGCTTTTTGCAGACCTGGAGAGCTTCCTCCTTGTggccatggcctatgaccgctacgtGGCCATCTGCTTCCCCCTGCACTACACCGCCATCATGAGCCCCAGGCTCTGTCTCTCCCTGCTGGTGCTGTCCTGGGTGCTGACCATCTGCGTTTCTTTGTTGCACACCGTGCTCATGGCTCGGCTGTCTTTCTGTGCTGATAACGTGATCCCCCACTTCTTCTGTGACATGTCAGCTCTGCTAAAGTTGGCCTGCTCTGACATTCAGATAAATGAAATGGTGATTTTTATCTTGGGAGGGCTTGTCATTATTGTTCCATTCCTGTTGATATTTTCATCCTATGCACGAATCGTGTCCTCCATCCTCAAGGTCCGCTCTGCCAGGGTTATCCACAAAGCTTTCTCCACCTGTGGCTCCCACCTCTCCGTGGTATCTCTCTTCTATGGGACAATCATTGGCCTCTACCTTTGCCCTTCATCTAACAATTCTACTGTTAAAGAGACTGTCATGGCTGTGATGTACACTGTGGTgacccccatgctgaaccccttcatctacagCCTGAGGAATCAAGACATAAAGGGAGCCCTGAGAAGAGTCTTTTCAAAATGGACAATTAGCTTTTTTTTCAACCAGTGA
- the LOC102281327 gene encoding olfactory receptor-like protein DTMT, translating to MTGRNQTIVSEFLLLGLPIKSEHQNLFYALFLAMYVTTVLGNLLILVLICLDPHLHTPMYLFLSNLSFSDLCFSSVTMPKLLQNMQSQDLSIPYAGCLTQMYFFLFFGDLEDFLLVAMAYDRYVAICFPLHYTTIMSPRLCLFLVLLPWVLTTFHAMLHTLLMARLHFCEDNVIPHFFCDLSALLKLSCSDTRVNELVIFFVGGLIIVIPFLLIITSYAQIVSSILKVPSAKGICKAFSTCGSHLTMVSLFYGTIIGLYLCPSAHNSTVKETVMSMMYTVVAPMLNPFIYSLRNRDMKGALRRVICRKKIHFSL from the coding sequence ATGACAGGAAGGAATCAAACTATTGTCTCAGAGTTCCTCCTGCTGGGACTGCCCATCAAGTCAGAGCATCAGAACCTGTTCTACGCCCTGTTCCTGGCCATGTACGTTACCACCGTCCTGGGGAACCTTCTCATCCTCGTCCTCATTTGCCTggacccccacctccacacacccATGTATTTGTTTCTCAGtaacctgtctttctctgacctctgcttctccTCTGTCACAATGCCCAAGTTGCTGCAGAACATGCAGAGCCAAGACCTGTCCATCCCCTATGCTGGCTGCCTGACACAAATGTACTTCTTCCTGTTCTTTGGAGACCTGGAGGACTTCCTCCTTGTggccatggcctatgaccgctacgtGGCCATCTGCTTCCCCCTGCACTACACCACCATCATGAGCCCCAGGCTCTGTCTCTTCCTGGTTTTGCTGCCCTGGGTGCTGACCACGTTCCATGCCATGTTGCACACCCTGCTCATGGCCAGGCTGCATTTTTGTGAAGACAATGTGATCCCccattttttctgtgatttgtctGCTCTGCTGAAGCTGTCCTGCTCTGACACTCGAGTGAATGAGTTGGTCATATTTTTCGTCGGAGGGCTCATTATCGTCATCCCATTCCTACTAATCATCACGTCTTACGCACAAATCGTGTCCTCCATCCTCAAGGTCCCTTCTGCCAAGGGCATCTgcaaagccttctccacctgtggctcCCACCTCACCATGGTGTCTCTCTTCTATGGGACAATTATTGGTCTCTATTTATGCCCATCAGCTCATAATTCCACTGTTAAGGAGACTGTCATGTCTATGATGTACACTGTGGTGgcccccatgctgaaccccttcatctacagcctgaggaacaGAGACATGAAGGGAGCTCTCAGAAGAGTCATTTGTAGAAAGAAAATTCACTTCTCTCTTTGA